One part of the Candidatus Eisenbacteria bacterium genome encodes these proteins:
- a CDS encoding flagellar basal body P-ring protein FlgI: MTVPSSRRLPPAGRAATAVLLVALAACACGGPARAARLKDVAHLQGVRENQLTGYGLVVGLDGTGDKQGTGFTVRSLANLLVAQGVNLSPAEIKVKNVAAVMVTANLGAYQRSGGRMDVTVSSLGDASSLQGGMLLQTPLRGADGRVYAVAQGAVSIGGFSAGSGGGNSVQKNHPLVGRVPSGALVEREVPMEIEGQGGVQVVLDQPDFLTASRVARAVNERLGATLAVARDAGTVAVSYPDSTWGARQAEFAAALEQIDVEPDQPARVVINERTGTVVAGGAVRLLPVVLAHGGLTIEVKESTPVISQPEPFGSDSSRTVVERVDELTAKEQGGHAIALPGAATPESLARMLNTIGVTPRDLIAIFQALKEAGSLQAELVIL; this comes from the coding sequence ATGACCGTGCCGAGCTCCAGACGCCTTCCGCCCGCCGGCCGGGCCGCGACCGCCGTGCTGCTGGTCGCCCTGGCCGCGTGCGCGTGCGGCGGGCCCGCGCGCGCCGCGCGCCTCAAGGACGTGGCGCACCTGCAGGGCGTGCGCGAGAACCAGCTCACGGGCTACGGCCTGGTGGTGGGCCTCGACGGGACCGGCGACAAGCAGGGCACCGGGTTCACGGTGCGCTCGCTGGCCAACCTGCTGGTGGCGCAGGGCGTGAACCTGTCGCCCGCCGAGATCAAGGTGAAGAACGTGGCCGCGGTCATGGTGACCGCCAACCTGGGCGCGTACCAGCGCTCCGGCGGCCGCATGGACGTGACGGTTTCGTCGCTGGGCGACGCCAGCAGCCTGCAGGGCGGGATGCTGCTGCAGACCCCGCTGCGCGGCGCCGACGGGCGCGTCTACGCCGTGGCCCAGGGGGCCGTGAGCATCGGGGGTTTCTCGGCGGGCAGCGGCGGGGGCAACTCGGTGCAGAAGAACCACCCGCTGGTGGGCCGCGTGCCCTCCGGCGCCCTCGTGGAGCGCGAGGTGCCCATGGAGATCGAGGGCCAGGGCGGGGTGCAGGTGGTCCTGGACCAGCCCGACTTCCTGACCGCATCGCGCGTGGCGCGGGCGGTGAACGAGAGGCTGGGCGCGACCCTGGCGGTGGCCCGGGACGCCGGCACCGTGGCGGTGTCGTACCCGGATTCCACGTGGGGCGCCCGGCAGGCGGAATTCGCCGCGGCCCTGGAGCAGATTGACGTCGAGCCCGACCAGCCCGCGCGGGTGGTGATCAACGAGCGCACCGGCACGGTGGTCGCGGGCGGTGCGGTGCGGCTGCTGCCGGTGGTGCTGGCGCACGGCGGGCTGACCATCGAGGTGAAGGAGAGCACCCCGGTGATCTCGCAGCCGGAGCCCTTCGGCTCCGACAGCTCGCGCACCGTGGTGGAGCGGGTGGACGAGCTCACCGCGAAGGAGCAGGGCGGGCACGCCATCGCGCTGCCCGGGGCGGCCACGCCTGAGTCGCTGGCGCGCATGCTCAACACCATCGGCGTGACCCCGCGCGACCTCATCGCCATCTTCCAGGCGCTCAAGGAAGCCGGCTCGCTGCAGGCGGAGCTGGTCATCCTGTGA
- a CDS encoding flagellar protein FlgN, protein MQLLLEELSQVLAEEYRHYERLFTLSQEEQRLLVASDAGSLDRALVEMRAVASRVEELAERRAGILCKISEQTGIPAEQLTMERLSQMSLGVAAVRLDRLRTEFRDMMGRLHTLNGQNLLLIRNSLDMTDRAVRLILGETGQVQFYGEAGKAESAGGPRIVSRRI, encoded by the coding sequence ATGCAGCTGCTACTCGAGGAACTGAGCCAGGTCCTGGCGGAAGAGTACCGCCACTACGAGCGCCTGTTCACGCTGAGCCAGGAGGAGCAGCGGCTGCTCGTGGCCAGTGACGCGGGCTCGCTGGACCGGGCACTGGTCGAGATGCGCGCGGTGGCCTCGCGCGTCGAGGAACTCGCGGAGCGCCGGGCGGGGATCCTGTGCAAGATCTCGGAACAGACCGGCATCCCCGCCGAGCAGCTCACCATGGAGCGGCTCTCCCAGATGTCCCTGGGCGTGGCGGCGGTGCGCCTCGACCGGCTGCGGACCGAGTTCCGCGACATGATGGGGCGCCTGCACACCCTGAACGGGCAGAACCTGCTGCTGATCCGCAACAGTCTCGACATGACCGACCGCGCAGTCCGCCTGATCCTGGGCGAGACCGGCCAGGTCCAGTTCTACGGCGAGGCGGGGAAGGCTGAATCCGCCGGCGGCCCGCGCATCGTGAGCCGGAGGATCTAG
- a CDS encoding transglycosylase SLT domain-containing protein, translating to MSTAPAPRAEVARVDAPGLDAARAGAQRAKLKKTCQQFEAVLVARVLQDMRRTTMPSGLFGKGMDNEVYGSFMDQAVAEKVAARSGFGVAPMMERTLADRMRPQPERSGDGAPIRLPRGGDETAGAPVALPRADGATAPAPVALGGAADALPWCSGSAAGPVSIPADVRVQAYRAQSASASAEGGLQARPSRHTNSPSAPRAAHAAGIPPAPAPAPGGLGSLAAEIESAPALSAAAPRGRAIPAAPDSRAAGTQPAGAPTQSAGPRETATLPAHRVRAAARPGPADRTAAAAAASGARRASPELQPMILRAAHETGVDSRLLEAVLLTESAGRPRAVSPKGASGLMQLMPDTARAMGVKNVFDPWENVRGGARYLAQLLDRFGGSVTHALAAYNAGPTAVERHGGVPPYPETRRYVRQILGRLDRS from the coding sequence GTGAGCACCGCCCCCGCGCCGCGCGCCGAGGTGGCGCGCGTGGACGCCCCCGGCCTCGACGCCGCGCGCGCAGGCGCGCAGCGCGCGAAGCTCAAGAAGACCTGCCAGCAGTTCGAGGCGGTGCTGGTGGCGCGGGTGCTGCAGGACATGCGCCGGACCACCATGCCCAGCGGGCTGTTCGGCAAGGGCATGGACAACGAGGTGTATGGCAGCTTCATGGACCAGGCGGTGGCAGAGAAGGTGGCCGCGCGCTCCGGTTTCGGCGTGGCCCCGATGATGGAGCGCACGCTGGCCGACCGGATGCGCCCGCAGCCCGAACGGTCCGGAGACGGTGCACCCATCCGGCTGCCGCGCGGCGGCGACGAGACCGCCGGCGCGCCGGTGGCGCTGCCTCGCGCGGACGGCGCGACCGCCCCCGCGCCGGTGGCCCTGGGCGGCGCGGCGGACGCCCTGCCGTGGTGCTCCGGGAGCGCCGCGGGCCCGGTATCGATTCCCGCCGACGTGCGCGTCCAGGCCTATCGGGCGCAGTCCGCGTCCGCGTCCGCGGAGGGCGGCCTGCAGGCACGGCCTTCCCGGCACACGAATTCGCCCTCCGCTCCGCGCGCCGCGCACGCCGCCGGGATTCCCCCGGCGCCGGCGCCCGCGCCGGGCGGGCTGGGCAGCCTGGCCGCCGAGATCGAGTCGGCTCCGGCCCTTTCGGCCGCCGCGCCGCGCGGGCGGGCCATCCCCGCCGCTCCGGACTCCCGGGCCGCGGGCACCCAGCCCGCCGGAGCTCCGACCCAATCCGCGGGCCCGCGCGAAACCGCGACGCTGCCCGCGCACCGCGTCCGCGCCGCCGCCCGTCCGGGCCCTGCCGACCGCACCGCCGCGGCCGCGGCCGCATCCGGTGCCCGCCGCGCCTCGCCGGAGCTGCAGCCCATGATCCTGCGGGCGGCGCACGAAACCGGCGTGGACTCCCGGCTGCTGGAGGCGGTCCTGCTCACCGAGTCCGCCGGCCGCCCGCGCGCGGTCTCGCCGAAGGGCGCCTCGGGGCTGATGCAGCTGATGCCCGACACCGCGCGAGCCATGGGCGTGAAGAATGTGTTCGATCCCTGGGAGAACGTGCGCGGCGGCGCCCGCTACCTGGCCCAGCTGCTGGACCGCTTCGGCGGGAGCGTGACGCACGCGCTGGCGGCCTACAACGCCGGTCCGACCGCGGTGGAGCGCCACGGCGGCGTGCCACCGTACCCGGAGACGCGCCGCTATGTCCGCCAGATCCTGGGCCGGCTCGACCGGTCCTGA
- the flgK gene encoding flagellar hook-associated protein FlgK — MSGLISQLEIARRALQAQQNLLSVVSHNIANANTPGYTRQVALLGATDPVDYFPGQLGTGVTVTQIRRMRDTLADVQTRMQSSNAGRWGVRENVFGQLEAVFKEPSDNGLSATLGKFFDSYQVLANHPEDLSAKAAVMNQARSVVDTFHGLAAQLQSISDNVDGQIKGDLIKFNSNLQQIAALNTQIAAVTSAGEQPNDLRDRRDMLLDEISGMADISFDEHRAGVVTVRVGGLNLVDGDQVRTVSGVANVGGRMVMQTTDGNSAPVLRGEIAALEELKVNTLPGYKTQLDTLAATFASQVNAIQSTGPTGASIFSGSTAAGLGLDPLTEANPGRIDTGTSGAPGDNSLALRLAGLRDTLTMSGGTTTFHGFYEGIVGSVGASSAQAIDMSQNQRLLLQQMQNQREAVGGVNNEEEMTHLLTAQKSFQAASQLVTAVDTMMSTILAMVAR; from the coding sequence ATGTCGGGCCTCATTTCCCAGCTCGAGATCGCCCGCCGCGCCCTTCAGGCCCAGCAGAATCTGCTGAGCGTGGTGAGCCACAACATCGCCAACGCCAACACCCCGGGCTACACGCGCCAGGTGGCGCTCCTGGGCGCCACGGACCCGGTGGACTACTTCCCGGGCCAGCTCGGCACGGGCGTGACGGTCACGCAGATCCGCCGCATGCGCGACACGCTGGCGGACGTGCAGACCCGCATGCAAAGCAGCAACGCGGGCCGCTGGGGAGTGCGCGAAAACGTCTTCGGCCAGCTCGAGGCGGTGTTCAAGGAGCCCAGCGACAACGGGCTCTCCGCCACCCTGGGCAAGTTCTTCGATTCCTACCAGGTGCTCGCCAACCACCCGGAGGACCTCTCCGCCAAGGCGGCGGTGATGAACCAGGCCCGCTCGGTCGTGGACACCTTCCACGGCCTTGCCGCCCAGCTCCAGAGCATCTCGGACAACGTGGACGGCCAGATCAAGGGCGACCTGATCAAGTTCAACAGCAACCTGCAGCAGATCGCCGCCCTCAACACCCAGATCGCGGCGGTCACCAGCGCCGGCGAGCAGCCCAACGACCTGCGCGACCGGCGCGACATGCTGCTGGACGAGATCTCCGGCATGGCCGACATCAGCTTCGACGAGCACCGCGCCGGGGTGGTCACCGTCCGCGTGGGCGGGCTGAACCTGGTGGACGGCGACCAGGTTCGCACCGTGAGCGGCGTCGCCAACGTGGGCGGCCGGATGGTCATGCAGACCACCGACGGCAACTCGGCCCCCGTGCTGCGGGGCGAGATCGCGGCCCTGGAGGAGCTCAAGGTCAACACCCTGCCCGGGTACAAGACCCAGCTGGACACGCTCGCCGCCACCTTCGCCAGCCAGGTGAACGCGATCCAGTCCACCGGCCCCACCGGGGCGAGCATCTTCAGCGGCAGCACCGCCGCGGGCCTGGGCCTGGACCCGCTGACCGAGGCCAACCCCGGCCGCATCGACACCGGCACTTCCGGCGCGCCGGGCGACAACAGCCTGGCGCTCCGCCTGGCGGGGCTGCGCGACACGCTGACCATGTCGGGGGGGACCACCACCTTCCACGGCTTCTACGAGGGCATCGTGGGCTCGGTGGGCGCGAGCAGCGCGCAGGCCATCGACATGAGCCAGAACCAGAGGCTGCTGCTCCAGCAGATGCAGAACCAGCGCGAGGCGGTGGGTGGCGTGAACAACGAGGAGGAGATGACCCATCTCCTGACCGCGCAGAAGTCCTTCCAGGCCGCCAGCCAGCTGGTGACGGCGGTGGACACGATGATGAGCACCATCCTGGCGATGGTGGCGAGGTAG
- a CDS encoding flagellar assembly protein FliW yields MKLNNSQFGEVDLPDGAVYEFKHGLLGFEELRRFGYLHLDEYAPFDWLIAVDEPEICFPVVSPLLLNPKYVVPLGEVERRALGSVPEDPVVPLVIVSVGTGQPHVTANMRGPIMLNPKSHKGMQVVLFESGYPVRAEIPLISETQTVR; encoded by the coding sequence ATGAAGCTCAACAACTCGCAGTTCGGCGAGGTGGACCTGCCCGATGGCGCCGTGTACGAGTTCAAGCACGGCCTCCTGGGGTTCGAGGAGCTGCGCCGCTTCGGTTACCTGCATCTCGATGAGTACGCGCCCTTCGACTGGCTGATCGCGGTGGACGAGCCCGAGATCTGCTTCCCGGTGGTATCGCCGCTGTTGCTCAACCCGAAGTACGTGGTGCCCCTGGGTGAGGTGGAACGCCGGGCCCTGGGCTCGGTGCCCGAGGACCCGGTCGTGCCGCTGGTGATCGTCTCGGTGGGGACGGGACAGCCCCATGTGACCGCCAACATGCGCGGCCCAATCATGCTCAATCCCAAGTCCCACAAGGGTATGCAGGTGGTCCTCTTCGAGAGCGGTTACCCGGTGCGGGCGGAAATTCCGCTTATCTCCGAGACACAGACCGTGCGATAA
- a CDS encoding glycosyltransferase: MPPKASILVVCFNHLAHTRACLERVRDVTPAGLYELVVVDNASTDGTGDWLAAFRGSLPEGAMQVISSPENLGFVDGNNRAAEVAGGEYLVFLNNDTLPAPGWLEALVDTAERDATAGVVCARLLNTDGTLQEAGGILFSDATGCNYGRGGDPEAPEYAYVREVDYGSGACLLARASLFRKLGGFDRRFAPAYYEDTDLCFAARREGLRVVYQPAARVVHHEGVTAGRDTESGFKKFQAVNRPKFLEKWTAELRLQPVVTRDPRETARAAHRISGRQVLMFHEIPPLFDRASGFQRIHNMVRLLAERGHHVTVACLHSGEHEGIDLAPYVERLRATGVMVYPLDRPLQGSPPRVDPSAAMGALLAGRDYDVALLPFYESALRLIPRLIQESPRTRIVIDSVDLDFLRHARRARQEDLPETWRPFRQMQARELAAYRCANTVLTVTEDDRLELLRHLPDRDVRVVPDVYHVDEHEPGFEARRDLVFLAGFRHLPNVDAVAWFHAEVWPRVRELLPGVRWRIVGDRPPESVRRLHGGDIEVTGYVPDLAPYLSGARVSIAPLRYGAGLKGKIAMALGCGLPCVTTPVGAEGMHLVDGRNARIASDPEGFARAIAELYDSKEAWEALSRAGRELVREAHGDERIASLLGPALGLGPDGPREERDLGDPVHLADAMSRGHELLESNSPEAASEIFARVLGAHPHLPGAVSGLALSLAAMRDFGAAGELMRRELLETPRPAVLLVACGRVLEAAGRVQDAVGQYQQAINLEPANTWAVSEATRLAETHGNLPVAASGYARLCELMPGELAPALRRADLLARMGDYAGARDATAEALRRARAQSRMDLVEGLEEALRARPAPRPGKAEACAA, from the coding sequence ATGCCGCCGAAAGCCAGCATCCTGGTCGTCTGTTTCAACCACCTCGCGCACACCCGCGCCTGCCTGGAGCGGGTGCGCGACGTCACGCCCGCCGGCCTCTACGAACTGGTGGTGGTGGACAACGCGTCCACCGACGGCACCGGGGATTGGCTGGCGGCGTTCCGGGGCAGCCTCCCCGAGGGCGCCATGCAGGTGATCTCCAGCCCGGAGAACCTCGGCTTCGTGGACGGCAACAACCGCGCTGCCGAGGTCGCGGGCGGCGAGTACCTGGTGTTCCTCAACAACGACACCCTCCCCGCGCCCGGCTGGCTCGAGGCGCTGGTGGATACCGCCGAGCGCGACGCCACCGCGGGAGTCGTGTGTGCGCGCCTGCTCAACACCGACGGCACGCTGCAGGAGGCGGGCGGCATCCTCTTCTCCGACGCCACCGGATGCAACTACGGCCGCGGCGGCGATCCCGAGGCTCCCGAGTACGCCTACGTCCGCGAGGTGGACTACGGCTCCGGCGCCTGCCTGCTGGCGCGCGCCAGCCTGTTCCGGAAGCTGGGTGGCTTCGACCGCCGCTTCGCGCCCGCCTACTACGAAGACACCGACCTGTGTTTCGCCGCGCGCCGCGAGGGCCTGCGGGTGGTCTACCAGCCCGCCGCACGGGTGGTGCATCACGAGGGCGTGACCGCGGGCCGCGACACCGAGTCCGGATTCAAGAAGTTCCAGGCCGTCAACCGGCCCAAGTTCCTCGAGAAGTGGACCGCGGAACTGCGCCTCCAGCCGGTCGTGACCCGCGACCCGCGTGAGACCGCGCGCGCGGCGCACCGCATCTCGGGCCGCCAGGTGCTGATGTTCCACGAGATCCCGCCGCTCTTCGACCGCGCCTCCGGCTTCCAGCGCATCCACAACATGGTGCGGCTCCTCGCGGAGCGCGGCCACCACGTGACCGTGGCCTGCCTGCACAGCGGGGAGCACGAAGGCATCGATCTGGCTCCCTACGTGGAGCGGCTGCGCGCCACGGGAGTGATGGTGTACCCGCTGGACCGCCCGCTGCAGGGCAGCCCGCCGCGGGTGGACCCCTCCGCGGCGATGGGCGCGCTGCTCGCGGGTCGCGACTACGACGTCGCGCTGCTGCCGTTCTACGAGTCGGCCCTGCGCCTCATTCCCCGGCTGATCCAGGAGAGTCCGCGGACGCGCATCGTGATCGACTCGGTGGACCTCGATTTCCTGCGGCACGCCCGCCGCGCGCGCCAGGAGGACCTCCCGGAGACCTGGAGGCCGTTCCGTCAGATGCAGGCCCGGGAACTGGCGGCCTACCGCTGCGCCAACACCGTGCTGACCGTCACCGAGGACGACCGACTCGAGCTGCTGCGCCACCTGCCGGATCGCGACGTGCGCGTGGTGCCCGACGTCTACCACGTGGACGAGCACGAGCCCGGTTTCGAGGCGCGCCGCGACCTGGTGTTCCTGGCGGGCTTCCGCCACCTGCCCAACGTGGACGCGGTGGCGTGGTTCCACGCCGAGGTGTGGCCCCGGGTGCGCGAACTGCTGCCCGGCGTGCGCTGGCGCATCGTGGGTGACCGCCCGCCGGAATCGGTGCGGCGGCTCCACGGAGGGGACATCGAGGTCACCGGTTACGTTCCCGACCTGGCCCCGTACCTCTCCGGGGCCCGCGTCTCGATCGCCCCGCTGCGCTACGGTGCGGGGCTCAAGGGCAAGATCGCCATGGCGCTGGGCTGCGGCCTGCCGTGCGTGACCACCCCGGTGGGCGCCGAGGGCATGCACCTGGTGGATGGGCGGAACGCGAGGATCGCATCGGACCCCGAGGGGTTCGCCCGCGCCATCGCGGAGCTGTACGACTCGAAGGAGGCGTGGGAGGCGCTTTCGCGCGCGGGGCGCGAGCTGGTGCGAGAGGCGCATGGCGACGAGCGCATCGCCAGCCTCCTCGGACCCGCTCTGGGCCTGGGACCGGACGGGCCCCGGGAGGAGCGCGACCTGGGCGATCCGGTGCACCTGGCCGACGCCATGAGCCGCGGGCACGAACTGCTCGAGTCCAACTCCCCCGAGGCCGCGTCGGAAATCTTCGCCCGCGTGCTGGGCGCCCATCCGCACCTGCCCGGGGCCGTGTCCGGCCTGGCGCTCTCCCTGGCCGCCATGCGCGACTTCGGCGCCGCGGGCGAGCTGATGCGGCGGGAGTTGCTTGAAACCCCGCGACCCGCCGTGCTGCTGGTGGCCTGCGGGCGCGTGCTGGAGGCCGCCGGGCGGGTGCAGGACGCCGTCGGACAGTACCAGCAGGCGATCAACCTGGAGCCCGCCAACACCTGGGCGGTATCCGAGGCCACGCGCCTCGCGGAGACCCACGGGAACCTGCCGGTGGCGGCCAGCGGCTATGCGCGCCTGTGCGAGCTGATGCCCGGCGAGCTCGCGCCGGCCCTGCGGCGCGCCGACCTCCTGGCGCGCATGGGCGATTACGCCGGGGCGCGGGACGCGACCGCCGAGGCGCTGCGCCGCGCGCGCGCCCAAAGCCGGATGGACCTGGTGGAGGGCCTGGAGGAGGCGCTGCGGGCCCGGCCTGCGCCGCGCCCCGGGAAGGCGGAGGCGTGCGCGGCCTGA
- the csrA gene encoding carbon storage regulator CsrA, protein MLVLTRKLGENIRIGDNVKITVLEVRGTQVKLGIEAPPEVIVHREEIYERIQEENRRAANASPLDIKDAARVLRKVKPKKD, encoded by the coding sequence ATGCTGGTCCTAACACGGAAGTTGGGCGAGAACATTCGGATCGGGGACAACGTGAAAATCACGGTCCTCGAAGTCCGCGGCACGCAGGTGAAGCTCGGGATCGAAGCTCCGCCCGAGGTGATCGTTCACCGCGAGGAGATCTACGAGCGCATCCAGGAGGAGAATCGCCGCGCGGCGAACGCCTCCCCGCTGGACATCAAGGATGCCGCCCGGGTGCTCCGGAAGGTGAAACCCAAGAAGGACTGA
- a CDS encoding flagellar basal body L-ring protein FlgH, whose product MRSKHAWFAASAALGPAVAALLCLAGPSAAESLWKEGAPGMFADRRARGVGDLVTVLIVESASGSNQATAQTAKESKFSNNGAPGIGLFGFLKAFKTEASSKNDFNGSGKNDLNSKLNARLTARVVGVDPNGNLQIQGDRLVGVNNDSEEITITATVRPEDVRGDNTVLSTYLADAKIAYKGHGPNTAAQRQGLISRVLNWIF is encoded by the coding sequence ATGCGATCGAAGCACGCATGGTTCGCGGCGTCCGCCGCGCTCGGCCCGGCGGTGGCCGCGCTGCTGTGCCTCGCGGGGCCCTCGGCGGCGGAATCGCTGTGGAAGGAGGGCGCGCCCGGCATGTTCGCCGACCGGCGCGCCCGCGGGGTGGGGGACCTGGTCACGGTGCTGATCGTGGAGTCGGCCAGCGGATCCAACCAGGCCACCGCGCAGACGGCCAAGGAGAGCAAGTTCAGCAACAACGGGGCCCCGGGCATCGGCCTGTTCGGGTTCCTGAAGGCCTTCAAGACCGAGGCATCGTCCAAGAACGACTTCAACGGCTCGGGCAAGAACGACCTCAACAGCAAGCTCAACGCGCGCCTGACGGCGCGCGTGGTGGGGGTGGACCCCAACGGGAACCTCCAGATCCAGGGCGACCGGCTGGTGGGGGTGAACAACGACAGCGAGGAGATCACGATCACCGCGACGGTGCGCCCCGAGGACGTGAGGGGCGACAACACGGTGCTCTCCACCTACCTCGCGGACGCGAAGATCGCCTACAAGGGCCACGGCCCCAACACCGCCGCACAGCGCCAGGGCCTGATCTCGCGCGTGCTCAACTGGATCTTCTGA
- the flgF gene encoding flagellar basal-body rod protein FlgF codes for MIEGLRRAREGILPRIAQQETLANNLANALTPGFKRDKVSFQSVLKQAAAGGSPAPMPGGPSLAADPRTRPDMRPGSVDQTGNPLDLAITGDAFFAVSTPAGERYTRAGNFTMNAGGQLSLPDGSQVLGEGGPIRVEGDVTISPDGTVTTGGQPAGRLRLVKFPEGAELTREGATLWASSGQPVAATGATVKQGFLEGSNVNPVEEMIDMVAAFRSYESNMKSAQLQGDTLSVLINNVGRAR; via the coding sequence GTGATCGAGGGACTTCGTCGGGCTCGTGAAGGCATCCTGCCGCGCATCGCGCAGCAGGAAACGCTGGCCAACAACCTGGCCAACGCCCTCACGCCCGGGTTCAAGCGGGACAAGGTGAGCTTCCAGAGCGTGCTCAAGCAGGCCGCCGCGGGTGGCTCGCCGGCCCCCATGCCCGGCGGGCCGTCGCTGGCCGCCGACCCGCGGACGCGCCCCGACATGCGGCCGGGTTCGGTGGACCAGACCGGCAACCCGCTGGACCTGGCCATCACCGGCGACGCCTTCTTCGCGGTGAGCACTCCCGCGGGCGAGCGCTACACCCGAGCCGGCAACTTCACGATGAACGCCGGGGGCCAGCTGTCGCTGCCCGACGGTTCCCAGGTCCTGGGGGAGGGCGGCCCGATCCGCGTCGAGGGCGACGTGACGATCTCGCCCGACGGCACGGTGACCACGGGCGGCCAGCCCGCCGGCAGGCTGCGCCTGGTGAAGTTCCCCGAGGGTGCGGAGCTGACGCGCGAAGGCGCCACCCTGTGGGCCTCGTCCGGACAGCCCGTCGCCGCCACGGGCGCGACGGTGAAACAGGGGTTCCTCGAAGGTTCGAATGTGAACCCGGTCGAGGAGATGATCGACATGGTGGCCGCCTTCCGGAGCTACGAGTCGAACATGAAGAGCGCGCAGCTCCAGGGCGACACCCTCTCGGTGCTCATCAACAACGTCGGCCGCGCCCGCTAG
- the flgG gene encoding flagellar basal-body rod protein FlgG produces the protein MIRAMRTAASGMQAQQTYVDSIAHNLANVNTTGYKKSRVQFQDLLYQTVKPAAGGAPGTAQQTPVAMQIGHGTRLVGSPKIFAQGDSQTTGNPLDLLIEGDGFLQFTRPDGITVYSRDGSLRLDEEGRLVNAEGLPMQPEITIPSEATAVQISKDGTVAVTVPGSNQPQRVGQMEMARFINEAGLSSEGGNLYAATSSSGQPVTGVPGQTGLGSIQQGFLERSNVEVVEEMVDMIVAQRAYEVNAKSIQTSDEMMAQANNIRR, from the coding sequence ATGATCCGTGCGATGCGCACCGCTGCCTCGGGCATGCAGGCCCAGCAGACCTACGTGGACTCGATCGCGCACAACCTGGCGAACGTGAACACCACCGGCTACAAGAAGTCCCGGGTGCAGTTCCAGGACCTGCTCTACCAGACCGTCAAGCCCGCCGCGGGCGGCGCCCCGGGCACCGCGCAGCAGACGCCGGTGGCCATGCAGATCGGGCACGGCACGCGCCTGGTGGGCTCGCCGAAGATCTTCGCGCAGGGCGACAGCCAGACCACCGGGAACCCGCTCGACCTGCTCATCGAGGGCGACGGCTTCCTGCAGTTCACCCGTCCCGACGGCATCACCGTGTATTCGCGGGACGGCTCGCTGCGCCTGGACGAGGAGGGCCGCCTGGTTAACGCCGAGGGCCTGCCGATGCAGCCCGAGATCACCATCCCGTCGGAGGCCACCGCGGTGCAGATCTCCAAGGACGGCACCGTCGCGGTGACCGTGCCGGGCAGCAACCAGCCGCAGCGTGTGGGCCAGATGGAGATGGCGCGGTTCATCAACGAAGCGGGCCTCTCCAGCGAGGGCGGCAACCTGTACGCCGCCACCTCCAGCAGCGGCCAGCCGGTCACGGGCGTGCCGGGCCAGACCGGCCTGGGCAGCATCCAGCAGGGTTTCCTGGAGCGTTCGAATGTCGAGGTGGTGGAGGAGATGGTGGACATGATCGTGGCCCAGCGAGCCTACGAAGTGAATGCCAAGTCCATCCAGACCTCCGACGAGATGATGGCGCAGGCCAACAACATTCGCAGGTAG
- the flgA gene encoding flagellar basal body P-ring formation protein FlgA, with protein MNLVSFLVLALGLSGTLGETDLVRLASERLPHTLGGDSLRWSLARPWTAMPVPAGATGVRLVPPTGEPRPGVVPCTVQVLRDGRILNAVTAALRCERVGAGLRVLRAVRAGEVLQPGDVDVSVEVLPPGERPVAGPAQADGMRMRRTLAAGSWLTPACLERAPVVKRGTALAVSAQTATVVIRFQAQAQQEGGLGDVIRARGPNNGTLLKVRVTGPGVAELVP; from the coding sequence ATGAACCTGGTCTCATTCCTGGTACTCGCGCTGGGGCTGAGCGGCACGCTCGGAGAGACGGACCTCGTCCGGCTGGCGTCCGAGCGGCTGCCGCACACCCTGGGCGGCGACTCCCTGCGCTGGAGCCTGGCCCGGCCGTGGACGGCGATGCCCGTGCCGGCCGGCGCCACCGGGGTGCGGCTGGTGCCGCCCACGGGCGAGCCGCGCCCGGGAGTGGTGCCGTGCACCGTCCAGGTGCTGCGCGACGGGCGGATCCTGAACGCGGTCACCGCCGCGCTGCGCTGCGAGCGCGTGGGAGCGGGGCTGCGGGTGCTCCGGGCGGTGCGCGCCGGCGAGGTGCTGCAGCCCGGGGACGTGGATGTCTCGGTGGAGGTCCTGCCGCCGGGCGAGCGTCCGGTGGCCGGGCCGGCCCAGGCGGATGGCATGCGCATGCGGCGCACCCTGGCGGCCGGTTCGTGGCTCACCCCGGCATGCCTGGAGCGCGCCCCGGTGGTGAAGCGCGGGACGGCACTGGCGGTGAGCGCCCAGACCGCCACCGTGGTGATTCGCTTCCAGGCCCAGGCGCAGCAGGAAGGCGGGCTGGGCGACGTGATCCGGGCCCGCGGGCCCAACAACGGCACGCTGCTGAAGGTCCGGGTGACCGGCCCCGGCGTCGCCGAACTCGTGCCGTGA